A region from the Hydrogenimonas sp. genome encodes:
- a CDS encoding 2-Keto-3-deoxy-D-manno-octulosonate-8-phosphate synthase has product MILIAGPCVIESRESVMRIAESLKKYDEEDSIDFYFKASFDKANRTSLESYRGPGLEEGMRIFEEVKKVFGYKTLTDVHESYQVPEVAETVDVLQIPAFLCRQTDLLVAAAKTDCIVNIKKGQFMVPSDMEYSVLKVLKTRGFESADYETSEKAGVWLTERGSTFGYGNLVVDMRSLPIMRKFAPVIFDATHSVQMPGQGGRTGGDSSFVPYLARAAAATGVDGFFFETHFDPSKALSDGPNMIKLDALDRVLAQIKAIREIVEGC; this is encoded by the coding sequence ATGATATTGATTGCGGGACCGTGCGTTATAGAGAGCCGGGAGAGTGTGATGCGCATAGCCGAGTCTCTGAAAAAGTATGATGAAGAGGACTCCATAGATTTCTATTTCAAAGCCAGTTTCGACAAAGCGAACCGTACATCTCTGGAGAGCTACAGAGGCCCGGGACTCGAAGAGGGGATGAGGATTTTCGAAGAGGTCAAAAAGGTTTTCGGTTACAAGACCCTGACCGATGTGCACGAGTCGTACCAGGTTCCCGAAGTTGCCGAAACCGTCGATGTGCTGCAGATCCCCGCATTTTTGTGCCGTCAGACCGATCTGCTCGTCGCCGCGGCGAAAACCGACTGCATAGTCAACATCAAGAAGGGGCAGTTCATGGTCCCATCGGATATGGAGTATTCGGTTCTGAAAGTGCTCAAAACAAGGGGCTTCGAGAGTGCCGACTACGAGACGAGCGAAAAGGCGGGAGTATGGCTGACCGAGAGGGGCTCCACATTCGGTTACGGAAATCTCGTTGTGGATATGCGCTCTCTGCCGATAATGCGGAAGTTTGCTCCGGTCATCTTCGATGCTACCCACAGTGTGCAGATGCCGGGGCAGGGGGGCAGGACCGGCGGCGACAGCTCGTTCGTACCCTATCTTGCAAGAGCCGCGGCCGCAACGGGCGTGGACGGATTCTTCTTCGAGACACACTTCGATCCGTCAAAGGCTCTAAGTGACGGGCCGAATATGATAAAACTCGATGCCCTCGACAGAGTACTCGCCCAGATCAAAGCGATAAGAGAGATTGTAGAAGGTTGTTGA
- a CDS encoding menaquinone via futalosine step 3, translating into MSRMSKEEALDLIRNGDLKTLGRMASEVKAKLHPEKITTFIVDRNINYTNVCWVDCNFCAFYRHGKDDDAYLLSFEEIDRKIEELLAIGGTQILFQGGVHPKLKIEWYEDLVEHIHEKFPTVTIHGFSAVEIDYIAKVSRIGVEEVLKRLAAKGLSSIPGAGAEILSDRVRDIIAPKKIDVKDWLNVHRLAHKNGIKSTATMMFGTVESDEEIVEHWQHVRDLQDETGGFRAFIMWSFQPYNTKLQREGIVKYKTSPNRYLRLLAVSRLFLDNVKNIQSSWVTQGSYIGQMALMYGANDLGSTMMEENVVKAAGAANRMNQEEMIRLIRDIGEKPAKRNTAYEILETF; encoded by the coding sequence ATGAGCCGCATGAGCAAAGAGGAGGCGCTCGATCTCATAAGAAACGGCGATCTCAAAACCCTGGGGAGGATGGCAAGCGAGGTAAAAGCGAAGCTTCACCCCGAAAAGATCACCACTTTCATAGTCGACAGAAACATAAACTACACCAACGTCTGCTGGGTCGACTGCAACTTCTGCGCCTTCTACAGGCACGGGAAAGATGACGACGCCTATCTTCTGAGCTTCGAGGAGATCGACAGGAAGATAGAGGAGCTCCTCGCTATAGGCGGAACGCAGATACTCTTTCAGGGCGGGGTCCATCCCAAGCTGAAGATAGAGTGGTATGAGGATCTTGTAGAGCATATCCACGAAAAGTTTCCGACCGTTACAATCCACGGGTTCAGCGCCGTGGAGATAGACTACATAGCCAAGGTTTCGCGTATAGGCGTGGAAGAGGTTCTGAAGCGGCTTGCCGCGAAGGGGCTCAGCTCCATTCCGGGAGCCGGTGCCGAGATATTGAGCGACAGGGTGCGCGACATTATAGCCCCAAAGAAGATAGATGTGAAAGATTGGCTCAATGTCCACAGGCTGGCACATAAAAACGGGATAAAATCGACGGCGACTATGATGTTCGGAACGGTAGAAAGCGATGAAGAGATAGTCGAACACTGGCAGCATGTCAGAGACCTTCAGGATGAGACCGGCGGCTTCAGGGCATTCATAATGTGGAGCTTCCAACCATACAATACGAAACTGCAGCGCGAAGGGATAGTCAAATACAAAACGAGCCCCAACCGCTACCTGCGCCTGCTCGCGGTCAGCCGCCTCTTCCTGGACAATGTAAAAAACATACAGAGCTCATGGGTTACACAAGGCAGCTACATAGGCCAGATGGCACTGATGTACGGGGCCAACGATCTGGGTAGTACGATGATGGAAGAGAATGTCGTAAAAGCGGCGGGAGCGGCCAACCGGATGAACCAGGAGGAGATGATCCGTCTTATCAGGGACATCGGTGAAAAGCCTGCGAAACGCAACACCGCGTATGAGATACTGGAGACTTTTTGA
- a CDS encoding transcription termination protein NusB encodes MATRHQSRSAVIGLLYAHDIGNPEVSRFAEDLLEEKKIRNRQKEFALALYNGVLGHLEEIDKEIRDHLKDWDFDRLDHVDKSIMRLGTYELLHTDLDRAVIINEAVELAKELGGDQSPKFVNGVLDAIEKSAKGSKA; translated from the coding sequence ATGGCAACCCGTCACCAATCCAGAAGCGCCGTTATAGGCCTACTTTACGCCCATGATATAGGAAACCCGGAGGTGAGCCGTTTCGCGGAGGATCTGCTGGAGGAGAAGAAGATAAGGAACCGCCAAAAGGAGTTCGCCCTCGCTCTTTACAACGGTGTACTCGGACATCTCGAAGAGATAGACAAAGAGATAAGGGACCATCTGAAAGATTGGGACTTCGATAGGCTGGACCATGTCGACAAATCGATAATGAGGCTGGGAACCTACGAACTTCTCCATACCGATCTCGACCGTGCAGTCATCATCAACGAAGCGGTCGAGCTCGCCAAGGAGCTCGGCGGAGACCAGTCGCCGAAGTTCGTCAACGGTGTACTGGATGCGATAGAGAAGTCTGCGAAGGGTTCCAAAGCATGA
- a CDS encoding zinc protease-like protein, with the protein MKIFTGILFFLSVFQGVLMSAILDKVEINGVEVPLIFEEERILPIASMQVVFRYSGSLADDGHAGLAKFSARMMNEGTKSLGSTGFAKALEERAINLSAHTGTETFVFELGSLKEEFGKGVELFSSLLEDPNLTPESFKKVQATTIGSLMRKESDYDYQASLLLKKLLFEGTPLARPADGTVKDIESLKLPEVEKFLKEHLVLRRAIVVIGGAMSLKEAKEYAKRALQTLPAGRSEPLPYFSASGAAKTEMEKRATDQAYIYFGAPFDMRVDDPQSYKAKVAAFILGSSGFGSRLMEEVRVKRGLAYSAYGRIVLNRSSSYFSGYLQTKLESRDEALKIVKQVIGDFVKKGATAKELEDAKMFLLGSEPLRNETLSQRLGRAFNEYYKGLGLGYSKKQLELIEALKLEDLNSFIASHPEILKLSFAIIADEKK; encoded by the coding sequence ATGAAAATATTTACCGGGATTCTCTTTTTTCTATCGGTTTTTCAAGGAGTTTTAATGAGTGCGATACTGGACAAGGTAGAGATCAACGGTGTAGAGGTGCCGCTTATATTCGAGGAGGAGAGAATCCTTCCCATCGCCTCCATGCAGGTCGTTTTCCGCTACAGCGGCTCTCTCGCCGATGACGGTCACGCCGGTCTCGCCAAATTTTCCGCCAGAATGATGAACGAGGGGACCAAAAGCCTCGGAAGCACCGGCTTTGCAAAAGCGCTCGAAGAGAGGGCGATAAACCTGAGCGCCCATACGGGTACGGAGACCTTCGTTTTCGAGCTGGGAAGCCTCAAAGAGGAGTTCGGCAAAGGTGTAGAGCTCTTCTCCTCCCTGCTCGAAGATCCGAATCTGACGCCGGAGAGTTTCAAAAAGGTTCAGGCTACAACCATAGGCTCACTGATGCGCAAGGAGAGCGACTACGACTACCAGGCGAGTCTACTTCTGAAAAAGCTCCTTTTCGAGGGTACACCGCTGGCCAGGCCGGCGGACGGTACTGTGAAAGATATAGAATCTCTGAAGCTCCCGGAGGTGGAGAAGTTTTTGAAAGAGCACCTTGTTCTGCGCCGTGCAATCGTGGTCATCGGCGGGGCCATGAGCCTGAAGGAGGCGAAGGAGTATGCAAAACGGGCTCTGCAGACACTTCCGGCGGGCAGGTCGGAGCCGCTTCCCTACTTCAGCGCAAGCGGTGCGGCCAAAACGGAGATGGAAAAGAGGGCTACCGACCAGGCTTACATCTATTTCGGGGCGCCGTTCGATATGAGGGTGGACGACCCTCAGAGCTACAAGGCAAAGGTAGCAGCTTTCATCCTCGGAAGCAGCGGTTTCGGCAGCAGGCTGATGGAGGAGGTGAGGGTCAAGAGGGGGTTGGCATACTCCGCATACGGCCGCATCGTACTCAACAGGAGCAGCAGCTACTTCAGCGGATACCTTCAGACAAAGCTGGAGAGCCGGGATGAGGCTCTCAAAATCGTGAAGCAGGTGATCGGCGACTTTGTAAAAAAGGGGGCTACCGCCAAAGAGCTCGAGGATGCCAAGATGTTCCTGCTCGGCTCGGAGCCGCTTAGAAACGAAACACTCTCCCAAAGACTCGGCAGGGCGTTCAACGAATACTACAAAGGGCTCGGACTGGGCTACTCCAAAAAGCAGCTTGAGCTCATAGAGGCGCTCAAACTCGAAGATCTCAACAGTTTCATAGCCTCCCACCCGGAGATTTTGAAACTCTCTTTCGCCATCATCGCAGATGAGAAAAAGTGA
- a CDS encoding 6,7-dimethyl-8-ribityllumazine synthase — protein MNVIEGQLKLTGSERIAIIASRFNHIITDRLVEGARDAYLRHGGMEENLDLILVPGAFEIPFALQKALESGKYSAVCCVGAVIRGSTPHFDYVAAEATKGVANTTLKYGKPVSFGVLTTDTIEQAIERAGSKAGNKGFEAMTGLIEMIDLYRAMEG, from the coding sequence ATGAACGTTATAGAAGGACAGCTCAAGCTTACCGGTTCCGAGCGTATCGCGATTATCGCGAGCCGTTTCAACCACATCATAACCGACAGGCTCGTAGAGGGTGCAAGAGACGCCTATCTGCGCCACGGAGGCATGGAGGAGAATCTCGACCTGATACTCGTACCGGGCGCATTCGAAATTCCGTTTGCTCTCCAGAAGGCTCTCGAGAGCGGAAAGTACTCTGCCGTATGTTGTGTAGGAGCCGTTATCAGGGGCTCTACCCCCCACTTCGACTATGTTGCGGCGGAGGCTACGAAAGGGGTGGCCAACACGACACTCAAATATGGAAAACCGGTATCGTTCGGTGTTCTGACGACCGACACCATAGAGCAGGCGATAGAGAGAGCCGGATCGAAAGCGGGCAACAAAGGGTTCGAAGCCATGACCGGCCTCATAGAGATGATCGATCTCTACAGAGCGATGGAGGGCTGA